The proteins below come from a single Mytilus edulis chromosome 5, xbMytEdul2.2, whole genome shotgun sequence genomic window:
- the LOC139524626 gene encoding tetraspanin-9-like, producing MNLLGKFGMVFLITINIVFVIFGIALMAAGIAVQAKGGEYLQSYLPLLDNIEIGNTRMGFLLRAVAGMVIATGIFSIVVSLMGIVGACKRLVVLLIIYGVIIIVLLVLEITVLGVSFQIKQEFQGNLRQKMLQLIQNYEGDFGSILTTAWNFLFLTFQCCGVNQQIQVNDFISTLWWQTPTRGPRVVPTFCCKGATPDSATTAFVQPCTLAVNPATSYVDRGCYDILNQLLDQYTSAFIAICILIVIVQIIAAATSFILVSQIRKEDKEMSDKN from the exons ATGAATTTGTTGGGGAAATTTGGAATGGTGTTTCTTATAACTATTAATATAGTATTTGTG attTTCGGAATAGCTTTGATGGCGGCAGGTATTGCAGTCCAAGCGAAAGGAGGCGAATATCTACAATCTTATCTCCCTTTGCTAGACAATATAGAAATAGGAAATACCCGTATGGGATTCTTACTTCGAGCAGTAGCTGGAATGGTTATAGCAACGGGGATCTTTTCCATAGTTGTGTCTCTGATGGGTATAGTTGGAGCTTGTAAAAGACTGGTAGTGTTACTCATCATT TATGGCGTGATAATAATTGTCCTATTAGTTTTGGAAATTACTGTTCTGGGAGTTTCTTTCCAAATAAAACAAGAA TTCCAAGGAAACTTGAGACAGAAGATGTTACAGTTGATTCAAAACTATGAAGGAGATTTTGGAAGTATTCTCACAACAGCTTGGAACTTCCTCTTTCTCACA TTCCAATGTTGTGGTGTAAATCAGCAAATCCAAGTCAACGATTTTATCTCAACTTTATGGTGGCAAACACCAACAAGAGGTCCACGGGTAGTACCAACTTTTTGTTGTAAAGGAGCCACACCAGACAGCGCTACCACAGCTTTCGTTCAACCTTGTACATTGGCCGTAAATCCTGCTACGAGCTATGTCGATAGG ggtTGTTATGACATCTTGAATCAGTTGTTGGACCAATACACAAGTGCCTTTATCGCCATCTGCATATTAATTGTTATTGTACAG aTTATCGCTGCTGCAACATCGTTTATTCTGGTTTCGCAGATTCGTAAAGAAGACAAGGAGATGTCTGATAAGAATTGA